ACTGCGACGGACGCCCGGGCCTCGTGTGCAACGCGCGGACCGACCCGTCCTTCTCCCAGGGCACCGCCTACCTGCAGTCCGACGGGCGGTCCCTGAGCGCCGAGACCCTGCCCTACATCGTGGTGCCCCTCCCGAGCACCATCTGGGACCATCGCGCGTACGGCGTGTACGGCGGTTCCGTCGCCGCCGTGATCTACGGGGATCGCGTCGAGTACGCGGTCGTCGGCGACAAAGGCCCGAGAGGAATCATCGGCGAAGCCTCGTACGCGACCGCCAGGGCCCTCGGGATTCCCCCCGATCCGCGCTTCGGCGGAACGGACTTCGGGGTGACATACATCGTCTTCAGGAACTCCCGCGTGTCCCCGATCCAGGACCACGACGAGGCGGTCGCCCAAGGGAAGGCACTGGCGCGGAAGTTCCTGCTCGAGAACTGATGCCACAGCTGAGCCGAGGCCGGACATGACGGAGCCGCCGCCGGTCCGGCGCGGCAGCGGCTCCCACGGAACGCCGTCACTCCTTCCGGTACGCGTACGCCTCCGTGGCCGCCGCCTCCACCGCCATCAGGTCCGCGCCCGCCGAGGCCGTGACCACCGCGGCGACCGCGCCCTCCACGAAGGGGGCATCGACCAGCCGGGTGTTCTCCGGGAGCTCGTCGCCCTCCGCGAGGAGTGCCTTCACTGTCAGGACCGCACTGCCCAGGTCCATGAGCACGGCGACCCCCGCTCCCCGGTCCACGGAGGCGGCCGCCGCGGTGATCAGTTCGGCGCTCGTGCCGAGTCCGCCGTCCACGGCGCCGCCCGCCGGGGCGACCGGAGCGGTCATGCCGCCGCCCGCCAGCCCCTTGGCCAGTTCGGCGACCGACTCGGCGACGGCGGCGCTGTGCGAGACCAGCACGATCCCGACCAGCTTCTTCACGCTGTTACTCACCGGCGGCCTCCACGAGTGCGGCGATCAGCAGGGCCGAGGAGGTGGCACCGGGGTCCTGGTGCCCGATGCTGCGCTCGCCCAGATAGCTCGCCCGGCCCTTGCGGGCCTGCAACGGTGTCGTGGCGAGGGCGCCCTCCTCGGCGGCGGCGCTCGCCGCCCGGAACGAGGCGCCGAGCGCGTCCACCGCGGGCACCAGGGCGTCGACCATGGTCTTGTCGCCGGGCGCGGCTCCGCCCAGCGTCATGACCGCGTCCACACCCGTCCGCAGCGCGTCGGTCAGCTGCTCCTCGGTGACCTCGGCGGCGTCCCCGAGGGCCTTGCCGGTGCGGCGCAGCAGCGTGCCGTACAGCGGACCGGACGCGCCGCCGACCGTCGAGATCAGTTGTCGGCCCGCCAACTGGAGTACCGCGCCGGGCGTTGCCGGCGCCTCCTTCTCCAGGGTGACCTCGACCGCGCGGAACCCGCGCTGCATATTGGTGCCGTGGTCGGCGTCGCCGATCGGCGAGTCGAGCGCGGTCAGTCGCTCCGCCTCGCGGTCGACGGCCGCGGCGGCCGCCGTCATCCAGCGGCGGAAGAATTCGGCGTCGAGCACTGGATCTCCTTGCCTGGTACGGACGTTGACCCCACTCACCTGCCCCAGCGCAGCCCCGGTGTGCTGACCGGCGCGTCCCACAGCCGCAGCAGCTCCTCGTCGACCTGGCACACGGTGACCGAGGCGCCCGCCATGTCGAGGGACGTGACGTAGTTGCCGACGAGCGTGCGGGCCACGGGGACGCCGCGCTCGGTCAGGACCCGCTGCACCTCCGCGTTGTAGCCGTACAGCTCCAGGAGCGGGGTGGCGCCCATCCCGTTGACCAGGACCAGTACCGGATTGCGCGGCTGAAGATCGTCCAGGACGGCGTGCACCGAGAAGTCGGCGATCTCGCGCGCCGTCATCATCGGGCGCCGCTCACGCCCCGGCTCGCCGTGGATGCCGATGCCCAACTCCAGCTCGCCCGGGGGCAGATCGAAGGTGGGGGTGCCCTTCGCGGGTGTGGTGCCCGCGCTGAGCGCGACACCGAAGCTGCGGGAGTTCTCGTTGACCTGCCGGGCGATGGACTCCACGCGCTCCAGCGGCTGCCCCTCCTCCGCCGCCGCCCCCGCGATCTTCTCCACGAACAGGGTGGCGCCGGTGCCGCGCCGGCCCGCGGTGTAGAGGCTGTCGGTGACGGCGACGTCGTCGTTGACGAGGACCTTCGCGATCTGGATGCCCTCGTCCTCGGCGAGCTCCGCCGCCATGTCGAAGTTCAGCACGTCACCGGTGTAGTTCTTCACGATGAACAGCACACCCGCGCCACTGTCCACGGCCGCTGCCGCGCGCACCATCTGGTCCGGAACCGGGGAAGTGAACACCTCGCCCGGACAGGCGGCCGACAGCATGCCCGGGCCGACGAAGCCCCCGTGCAGCGGCTCGTGCCCCGACCCGCCACCGGAGACCAGCGCCACCTTCCCGGCCACCGGGGCGTCACGCCGTACGATCACCCGGTTCTCCACGTCGACGGTCAGCTCGGGATGCGCGGACGCCATGCCCCGCAGCGCGTCCGTGACCACCGTTTCCGGGACGTTGATCAGCATCCTCATGGGTACCTCCTAGGCGGCTTAGCAGGTGGCCCTCTGACCTGCGTTTTCGCTGGTTCAGAGGCGATGTCTTCACTTGACGATCTTGGCGGTCGGCGGCGGTCGGAAGCGGGTTCCGGCGGTACTGATGCTGACTCGATGCTGACTTTGATGACGGAGCGTCAGGTAGTCGTGGCGCGGTGGACAAGCGGGGGCTGGAGTCCTGCTGAGGGCAGTATCGACCTTGCGGCAGCGAAGGTCACGTCCGTTGCTGCTGTGGCTTGCCGCCCGCGTGCACCGTGGGACCGTTGGCTGAGCTGGGCTGCCTTTGAGGTCGCGTACCACAAGGAGACGAAGAACCCTCTGGCAGCCCCCGAGCCAACGATCACGCGTTCTACAACCGTTTGCGCAGGTGGGGTCCTTGTGGTCCCGGTGCTCGATGGTGTTCGTGATACGCGTGTGACAGAACAGGCGATGCAGACCCCGGCTGGGTCGCCCCAGCCGGGGGTCTGTCGCGTCTGAGTCCGGCCCGGCCGCATGTACGTCGCCCAGTTCGAAAGTAGGGGATGGATGGTCGGCAGCGTTTGCTTCCGTCGGTAGCTTCCTACTGGCCTGAGAACCCGTCCGCACCGTAGGTGGTGGAATCGACCCGCAACATGGGGGCGGCGGCCGCCGCGTCGGCCTCCGCGTTTTCCCGAGACGGCGGTGCGCTCTCGACGCTGGCAGCGGACCGCGTCTCCGGTACGACGGGGCTTCTGACGTCGAGTGGTCTCGGCTGTGGCTGTCCGCCCTGGGACCCCTGTGGGTGCAGGGCACAATGGATCGCACGTCGTTTCTGGCGTGTGCTCTGGGGAGGGGCGTCGCGGGGTTCTTCGGGGACCTCGACATGGACTGGGAGCACGACGGCTCGACTCGGCATCGCTGGGTCGCGCTTTCCCGTGAGGGCTTCGATGCCTTCTACGCCAAGAACCCGCATCGGCCCCTGAGCGCCGCCGAGGTGCAGCGGCGTGCGGGCCTCGCTGCGTTCTTGGACTCCTGCAGTGAGGATGAGCTCATCGAGGAGGTGCTGCTTCCGCTGTTCCGGCAGCTGGGGTTCCATCGGATCACTGCGGCCGGGCATCGGGACAAAGCGCGACTGCATCACCGAACTCGACAAGGTCCTGCCCCTCCTCATGGACGCGGAAGAGCTCCGCTACTACAAGCGCCTGCACCGACTGGCGACGACTACCTCACAGATCGACCTGCGTCTTACCGAATGACACAACTCTTAGTAGTGCTTTGTTGGCTGGTCAGGCATCCTCCGCGAGACAGGGCTTCAGAAACGTCGAGTTCAGCAAGGCCGCTCCCCGATCAGCTCGGCAGCCTTTTCGGCGATCATGATCGTGGGTGCGTTGGTGTTTCCACTGGTGACAGTCGGCATGACCGAGGCGTCGACGACGCGGAGTCGCTCGAGTCCGTAGACCTCCAGGTCCGAATTGACGACGGCGTCGTGCCCGGTTCCCATGGCACAGGTGCCCACTGGGTGGTACGCCGTGGCACTCCATCTGCGGACGTGCTCTTCGAGAGCCACGTCGCCCAGGCCGTCCAGACAGTCCAGGTCGTCACTGGCCGGCAGGTACGACCGCGCCAGGTGTTCGGCGAACGGTGCGCAGTGGGCGATGCCCATGACCGCTCTGAGTCCGGCGACCATGACCGACGTATCCGCGGGCACGTCGAAGTACCGGGGATCGATCAGCGGTGGGGCCTGCGGATCGGCCGACGCGAGACGGACGGTGCCGCGGGTCTGCGGGTGCAGGGGGATGCAGTTCACCGTGAACACCGGCCGGTCAGGTTCTTCCTCACCGCTGAGAATGAGTGCCGTGGCCCCTCCTATCAGCTGGACGTCAGGACGGCTTTGGCCGTCCGTGACGTTGAGGAACGCGCCGACCTCGCCGTAGTTGGAGGCGAAGGGCCCGTCGCCGTGTGTGCGCCACCGTTCGAGGTTGTCCGGGGTGAGCAGGTCCCGGACGATGTCAGTGGAGTTCCGGGTCTCCCACACGACGGGAGCCATCAAATGGTCCTGCAGGTTATGCCCGACCCCGGGCAGGGGGACTCGGACGTCTATCCCCACATCGTGCAGCTCGTCGGGATCGCCTATGCCCGACAGGAGCAGCAGCTGGGGCGAGTTGATGGATCCGCCGCAGAGCAGAATCTCCCTGTCGGCGTGGGCCGTCCGTTCCTGTCCGTCCCGGAGATAGGTGACGCCGACCGCGCGTGATCCGTCGAGTGTGATCTTTGTTGCCAGGGCGTTGGTGCGTACCGTGAGATTGGGTCGGCCGAGGGCCGGGCGCAGATAGGCGTCGGCCGTGGACCACCGTCGCCCGTGATGGCATGTCACCTGGTACAGGCCGGCGCCGGCAGGGGACGCACCCGCGAAGTCGTCGTTGCGGTCCAGTCCCCATTCCACGGCGGCGTCCAGCCAGGATTGTGAGAGTTCGTGGGTGTAGACGCGGTCCTCGACGTGCAGGGGTCCGTCCGAACCGTGGTAGGGCTCGCTGAGGCGGCGGTTCGACTCGGACTTCATGAAATAGGGCAGGACGTCGTCGTAGCCCCAGCCTTTCGCACCGTGTTCGTCATGCCATCTGTCGTAGTCGTGCCGGTTGCCCCGGCTGTAGATCATGACGTTGGTGGATGACGAGCCGCCCAGTGTCTTGCCCCGGGGCCAGGAGAAAGTGCGCCCCGGCCGGGGCTGCTCGACCGTCCGGTAGCTCCAGTCGGTATGCGATCCGAAGAGCATTCCGAGCGCGGCCGGGATGTGGATGAGGTCGTCGGTGTCGGGGCCGCCCGCTTCGAGGAGCAGCACCTGAACGCGGTCGTCACGGCTCAGGCGGTCCGCGAGCACGCAACCGGCGCTGCCGGCGCCCACGATGACGTAGTCGAATCCTTCGATTCCGGTGGAAGTCATGCTGGTTCCCTCGCCCGGCGAGCGGCCGTCGCCCGGACTCGCCCGAGCCGGGCGACGGATGCCGGCTGTCGCATCAGGGGTGGTAGATCGACTGGAATTGCTGGTATGCGTGAAGCCCCTCGGGCCCCAGTTCGCTGCCGAGTCCGCTGGCCTTCCTGCCTCCGTAGGGGGAGGTGACGTCGGGCAGATAGCCGTTGAGCCCGACGGTGCCGGTCCGCAAACGGCGGGCCACCTGGGCACCGTGATCCAGATCCGTGGTCCAGACGGTGCCGGCGAGGCCGTAGGCCGACTCGTTCGCCAGGCGCACTGCCTCGTCCTCGCCGTCGTAGGGCGTGATCGTGAGGACCGGGCCGAAGATTTCTTCCTGCGCGATGGTCGATGAGTTCTCTACGTCGGCGAATACGGTGGGTTCGACGAACCAGCCTCGATCGAGGCCGGGTGGCCGGCCTCCTCCGGTGGTGAGCCGAGACCCTTCGTTGAGGCCGGTCTTGATGTAACCCAGGACCCGTTCGCGCTGGCGCCGGCTGACGAGGGGGCCGATCTGGGTGTCGGGGTCGAGCGCGTCACCGACGACGGCGTCACGGGCCATCGCCGTACAGAACTCGACCACTTCCCGATACCTGCTGCGGGGGGCCAGGATCCTGGTACTCGCGTAACAGGTCTGACCGTTGTTCAGCAGACTGGCCATGAAGAACTGCTCTGCGGTCGCGGCGAGGTCGGCGTCGTCGAGGACGACGGCGGCGGACTTGCCTCCCAGTTCCAGGGTCACCGGCCGCAGCAACTCGGCGCATACGGCCGCCACTTGGCGTCCCGCTCTGGTGGATCCGGTGAACGACACCTTGTCGATGTCACGATGGGAGACCAGATAGGCGCCGGTGTCGCGGCCGCCCGGAACGATGTTGATCACGCCGTCGGGGATGCCCGCTTCCTCGACGGCCTCCGCCAGCAGCACCGAGTCGAGGACCGTCTCCGGAGCCGGCTTGAGGACGACCGCACAACCGGCCGCCAGAGCCGGGGCCACCTTGAAGAAGGCGATGGTCTGAGGGAAGTTCCAGGTCATGATGGCGGCTACGACGCCTGCGGGTTCCCGTCGGACCAGGGTGGTGCCCCGGGGCAGTCCGGCACGCAGTTCCTCGGACGTCATGCTGTCGGCCAGAGCCGCGTAGTAGCGCAGCAGGGCTGACGGCACCACACCTTCGAAGGACCGGGCGACAGTGATCGGCATGCCGTTCTGCGCGCTGACGGCGGCGGATGTCGCCCCCCTCCTGGCATCGAGCGCATCCGCGAGACGGATCATGGCGGCCGCGCGATGTTCAGGGCCCCACGAGGCCCAGCCGGTCGGTGCGTCGAATGCGGCACGAGCGGCTCCGACCGCCCGGTCGATGTCGTCCTGGGAACCGTCCGGCACGGCACCAAGATGATCGCCGGTACTCGCGGATACGACGTCGATGACACGGTCGCCGGACGTGTGCACCCAGCGTCCGCCGATGAACAGATGGTTGGGATCCATTGGTGAACTCTCCCCACGGCATGCCATGGGACCACGACACTCCGTGGTGTTCGATACGTGGATGACCAGCGGGCACGGGGGTGCTCAGCGCGGTACGCAGGCCGCTGCCGGTCATGACTTTCCTGCGCGGTGGCCCAGCGCGTCGAACCTGCGGGTGGGCCACATCTGCGACGCCCCTTGCGGCTGGTACCGGCCCTGGGAGGAGCGCTTTCGTGGTTCACGACTGAATGAATTCGACATTACACCCATCTGGGGTAGCCTGTCACCAGATGGGTGTAATACGGGAGGAAACGCCATGGCCGGGGGCCGGACCGGCGGCTCAAAACCTCACACGAGGCCACTGAGCATCGCGGTCGGCAGGCCGGGCCCCGGTGCGTGACATCGCACCATCACCTGGACGCCTCAAGGAGAGGTGGCACACCGTGAGGACATATGGCGGAGCCACGGCGGAACAGCGCGCTTCGCTCCGCCGTCGGCGCCTCATGGAAAGCGGTCTCGAACTTTTCTCCAGCCAGGGATACGCCCACACCTCCATCCGTGCGGTACTCCGCCACGCCGGACTGAAGGACAGGTACTTCGCGGAGAGCTTCACGTCCCTCGACGATCTCATGGCAGCGCTCATGAGAGACATCTACGAGGAACAGATCACCCGGTGCACCGAGGCGATCGCCACAGACCAGCCACTGCGCGACCGGGCTCGAAACATGATCGACGTCATCACCGGGCTTCCTCTGGAAGACCCGAGAAAAGGGCGCGTCAAACTCACGGAATCCCTGGGGGC
The Streptomyces sp. CGMCC 4.7035 DNA segment above includes these coding regions:
- a CDS encoding glycoside hydrolase family 75 protein, which gives rise to MLVQSLTLAAAGASLLIPATVPTAAHRHGPPSSYKGTVRAADLLAKVRGCTQVSRGRYRSDQGARADIPVCATHGAVFWKADMDIDCDGRPGLVCNARTDPSFSQGTAYLQSDGRSLSAETLPYIVVPLPSTIWDHRAYGVYGGSVAAVIYGDRVEYAVVGDKGPRGIIGEASYATARALGIPPDPRFGGTDFGVTYIVFRNSRVSPIQDHDEAVAQGKALARKFLLEN
- a CDS encoding PTS-dependent dihydroxyacetone kinase phosphotransferase subunit DhaM; the protein is MSNSVKKLVGIVLVSHSAAVAESVAELAKGLAGGGMTAPVAPAGGAVDGGLGTSAELITAAAASVDRGAGVAVLMDLGSAVLTVKALLAEGDELPENTRLVDAPFVEGAVAAVVTASAGADLMAVEAAATEAYAYRKE
- a CDS encoding aldehyde dehydrogenase, with product MDPNHLFIGGRWVHTSGDRVIDVVSASTGDHLGAVPDGSQDDIDRAVGAARAAFDAPTGWASWGPEHRAAAMIRLADALDARRGATSAAVSAQNGMPITVARSFEGVVPSALLRYYAALADSMTSEELRAGLPRGTTLVRREPAGVVAAIMTWNFPQTIAFFKVAPALAAGCAVVLKPAPETVLDSVLLAEAVEEAGIPDGVINIVPGGRDTGAYLVSHRDIDKVSFTGSTRAGRQVAAVCAELLRPVTLELGGKSAAVVLDDADLAATAEQFFMASLLNNGQTCYASTRILAPRSRYREVVEFCTAMARDAVVGDALDPDTQIGPLVSRRQRERVLGYIKTGLNEGSRLTTGGGRPPGLDRGWFVEPTVFADVENSSTIAQEEIFGPVLTITPYDGEDEAVRLANESAYGLAGTVWTTDLDHGAQVARRLRTGTVGLNGYLPDVTSPYGGRKASGLGSELGPEGLHAYQQFQSIYHP
- the dhaK gene encoding dihydroxyacetone kinase subunit DhaK yields the protein MRMLINVPETVVTDALRGMASAHPELTVDVENRVIVRRDAPVAGKVALVSGGGSGHEPLHGGFVGPGMLSAACPGEVFTSPVPDQMVRAAAAVDSGAGVLFIVKNYTGDVLNFDMAAELAEDEGIQIAKVLVNDDVAVTDSLYTAGRRGTGATLFVEKIAGAAAEEGQPLERVESIARQVNENSRSFGVALSAGTTPAKGTPTFDLPPGELELGIGIHGEPGRERRPMMTAREIADFSVHAVLDDLQPRNPVLVLVNGMGATPLLELYGYNAEVQRVLTERGVPVARTLVGNYVTSLDMAGASVTVCQVDEELLRLWDAPVSTPGLRWGR
- a CDS encoding TetR/AcrR family transcriptional regulator, yielding MRDIAPSPGRLKERWHTVRTYGGATAEQRASLRRRRLMESGLELFSSQGYAHTSIRAVLRHAGLKDRYFAESFTSLDDLMAALMRDIYEEQITRCTEAIATDQPLRDRARNMIDVITGLPLEDPRKGRVKLTESLGAGPLTARERRLGLQRMSGLVDSLLREGLHDPRIDPTTLSVAVVGAVSEMLLSWFNGVLDISREELVDQSLLLFEAITEHASATSRE
- a CDS encoding GMC family oxidoreductase encodes the protein MTSTGIEGFDYVIVGAGSAGCVLADRLSRDDRVQVLLLEAGGPDTDDLIHIPAALGMLFGSHTDWSYRTVEQPRPGRTFSWPRGKTLGGSSSTNVMIYSRGNRHDYDRWHDEHGAKGWGYDDVLPYFMKSESNRRLSEPYHGSDGPLHVEDRVYTHELSQSWLDAAVEWGLDRNDDFAGASPAGAGLYQVTCHHGRRWSTADAYLRPALGRPNLTVRTNALATKITLDGSRAVGVTYLRDGQERTAHADREILLCGGSINSPQLLLLSGIGDPDELHDVGIDVRVPLPGVGHNLQDHLMAPVVWETRNSTDIVRDLLTPDNLERWRTHGDGPFASNYGEVGAFLNVTDGQSRPDVQLIGGATALILSGEEEPDRPVFTVNCIPLHPQTRGTVRLASADPQAPPLIDPRYFDVPADTSVMVAGLRAVMGIAHCAPFAEHLARSYLPASDDLDCLDGLGDVALEEHVRRWSATAYHPVGTCAMGTGHDAVVNSDLEVYGLERLRVVDASVMPTVTSGNTNAPTIMIAEKAAELIGERPC
- the dhaL gene encoding dihydroxyacetone kinase subunit DhaL codes for the protein MLDAEFFRRWMTAAAAAVDREAERLTALDSPIGDADHGTNMQRGFRAVEVTLEKEAPATPGAVLQLAGRQLISTVGGASGPLYGTLLRRTGKALGDAAEVTEEQLTDALRTGVDAVMTLGGAAPGDKTMVDALVPAVDALGASFRAASAAAEEGALATTPLQARKGRASYLGERSIGHQDPGATSSALLIAALVEAAGE